From Uloborus diversus isolate 005 chromosome 8, Udiv.v.3.1, whole genome shotgun sequence, a single genomic window includes:
- the LOC129228122 gene encoding putative RNA-binding protein Luc7-like 2 isoform X2 has protein sequence MDLGECPKLHDLALRADYENASQKKDYFYDVDAMEHLQNFINECDRRTEQAKRRLAETQEELSSEVAAKLNRVHELAESIGKKLALAEKLGADGNVEESMKTMEEIEEFRRQKILAEQEYRNSMPASSYQQQKLRVCEVCSAYLGIHDNDRRLADHFGGKLHLGFITIREKLEELKAVVNEKRQKGRMDRDRDYNREQERGRDWGNKYMNRERSRSRGRSRRHRSRSTSRERPRKRSRSRSEERKKRHRRRSGSRERRRSREGRSHRRERSGDRHSKDKKRSRSRERRRSHSAGNEKDENSLED, from the exons ATGGATCTTGGAGAATGTCCAAAGCTTCATGATTTAGCATTGAGGGCGGACTATGAAAATGCTTCTCAGaagaaagattatttctatgatgtTGAT GCTATGGAACaccttcaaaattttataaatgaatgcGACCGCAGAACAGAGCAAGCTAAGAGACGATTAGCTGAAACTCAAGAGGAACTTAGCTCTGAAGTAGCTGCAAAG CTAAACCGAGTGCATGAACTTGCAGAATCAATTGGTAAAAAACTCGCTCTTGCAGAAAAGCTAGGCGCTGATGGAAACGTAGAAGAATCTATGAAAACCATGGAAGAAATTGAAGAGTTCAGAAGACAGAAGATTCTTGCAGAA CAAGAATATCGGAACTCCATGCCTGCCTCCAGCTACCAGCAACAGAAACTGCGAGTGTGTGAAGTATGTTCTGCTTATTTGGGAATCCATGACAACGACAGACGTCTTGCCGATCACTTTGGCGGGAAACTTCACCTGGGTTTCATAACCATTCGAGAAAAACTTGAGGAACTTAAG gctGTGGTAAATGAGAAGCGTCAGAAAGGTCGCATGGATCGAGATCGAGATTACAACAGAGAGCAAGAAAGGGGCCGGGACTGGGGTAATAAATACATGAATCGTGAACGCAGCAGAAGCAGAGGTCGCTCTAGGCGTCACAG GTCCCGCTCCACTTCCAGGGAGAGACCACGCAAGAGATCTCGCTCTCGCTCGGAAGAGCGCAAGAAACGGCACCGCAGGCGTTCTGGATCTCGAGAGCGCAGGAGGTCTCGCGAGGGGAGGAGCCATCGAAGAGAGAGGTCTGGTGACAGACATTCCAAAGACAAAAAAAG